In one window of Tachypleus tridentatus isolate NWPU-2018 chromosome 2, ASM421037v1, whole genome shotgun sequence DNA:
- the Yeti gene encoding yeti yields MSEREPEQFDEDSESEDDEDYVPIDDNSESEESVDEQLLSSENHDVNLSNKKLGKAKVKNLGGSFRRTRRKEIQFEEDCSLKKSSKHDAEMDEKETSQKENEKQKADVLWSDFLNDVNQHTKSGSQKLCYGEQSSSTVPKADKMTNNTNLVNTSKVVITKEYDFAGELVSITKEVEASSEEAKQFLGKEEKSGENSNLQIKSTQALPKSVKRLGVTSVLGQLSKKPKMTALEKSKLDWSTFKEKEGISEELNQFIKSKDGYLDRQAFLQRVDHRQFEIEKTMRLGSHGNR; encoded by the coding sequence ATGTCTGAGAGAGAACCAGAGCAATTTGATGAAGATTCTGAAAGCGAGGATGATGAAGACTATGTGCCAATTGATGACAATAGTGAGAGTGAAGAATCTGTTGATGAGCAGTTGCTGAGCAGTGAAAACCATGATGTAAACCTCTCCAACAAGAAGTTAGGAAAGGCTAAAGTTAAAAATCTTGGAGGAAGTTTTAGGAGAACTAGGAGAAAAGAAATTCAGTTTGAAGAAGATTGTTCTCTTAAGAAGTCTTCCAAACATGATGCAGAAATGGATGAAAAAGAAACATCTCAGAaagagaatgaaaaacaaaaagcaGATGTTTTGTGGTCTGATTTTTTGAATGATGTCAACCAACATACCAAATCTGGATCACAGAAGCTCTGTTATGGAGAACAGAGCTCATCTACTGTTCCTAAAGCAGATAAGATGACAAATAATACAAATCTTGTGAACACTAGTAAAGTAGTTATTACAAAGGAATATGATTTTGCTGGTGAATTGGTAAGTATCACCAAAGAGGTTGAAGCATCATCGGAAGAAGCTAAACAGTTCCTTGGAAAGGAAGAAAAGTCTGGAGAAAATTCAAATTTACAAATTAAGAGTACACAAGCTCTGCCAAAATCTGTGAAAAGGTTAGGAGTTACTAGTGTGTTAGGCCAGCTCTCTAAGAAGCCCAAGATGACTGCTTTAGAGAAATCTAAACTTGACTGGAgtacatttaaagaaaaagaagGTATTAGTGAAGAACTAAACCAATTCATTAAAAGTAAAGATGGGTATTTAGATAGACAAGCATTTTTGCAAAGAGTTGATCATCGACAATTTGAGATAGAAAAAACTATGCGCTTAGGTAGTCATGGTAATAGATGA